In the Solanum pennellii chromosome 5, SPENNV200 genome, one interval contains:
- the LOC107020208 gene encoding probable carboxylesterase 12 → MGFSGKCTMAEMSSDFSTVFLSGDSSGANIAHIIMMRASIDEDHKLEVGDNLNLVGMALTHPFSETMNQIEFGRIFALKIPILMTVDAIQ, encoded by the exons ATGGGTTTCTCAGGGAAGTGTACCATGGCTGAAATGTCATCTGATTTCTCCACAGTTTTTTTGTCAG GTGATAGCTCAGGAGCCAACATTGCTCATATCATCATGATGCGAGCAAGTATAGATGAAGATCATAAACTTGAAGTTGGAGATAACTTGAACCTCGTTGGAATGGCATTGACTCACCCCTTCTCGGAAACAATGAACCAAATAGAATTTGGTCGTATATTTGCCCTGAAAATCCCAATACTGATGACCGTCGATGCAATCCAGTAG